In the genome of Oscillatoria salina IIICB1, the window TGATCACAGCTTCTAAGTCTAAATCCGGATTAATTCCCGCTTGATGCAAATCTGTCAGATGTGTAGCTAATTGCGAACGCGATCGCTGCAAACAAATTGCTTCTGCTTGAGAAATATTACCTCGACTGCGCCCTTGATCGCTACAAGGACCATAATTAGTAACTACATCACCCCAAGATAAATTACCTGGATCGGTATGTCCAAAGTAATATTTAGTTTGCTCCACATAAAGGGTATTATCTTCGATAAATAAGCGATAATTTCCCTCAGCAACCCCAATAGCTAGCATTCCTAACGAAATCGGAGTCGCAAACAAGGGAGAATGTACTTCCAAACTGCGATCGAGATTAAATTCACTCGTAGCTTTAGCTGTTTGTGTTGGTGAGTTAGTTGGTTGCGGTTGTGGTAGTTGCGGTGGTGTTTCTAGCAACTTAACAGGTAAAACTTTTGTTTGGGGAGAATTAATATTTTTTGCAGAATCATTACTAGATTTTTCTGGTAAAAGCGGAGAAAATTTGATTGCGATCGCAACTGTCCCCGCAACACCAACTAATGCTACTCGCGATAACCAAGCCCATTCTGACATGACAAGTAAATCTTAATAGGTCACACAAGCAATTATTCTAGCTTGTCTTTGTCGGGATTGGCGATTGGGGATTAGGAGATCTCAAATACCAATTAGCAAAAAGTAGTGATAATAAAAGCTAGATGAGAATAGAACTAGTAATGATTGACCTATACACTTTTACCACACCTAACGGACGCAAAGCCTCGATCATGCTCGAGGAAATCGATTTACCTTATGAAGTTCATAAGATCGACATTACCAAAGGCGAGCAATTTGCGCCAGAATTTGTGGAAATCAATCCTAACAGCAAAATTCCTGCTATCCGCGATCGCGATACAAATCTGACCATTTTTGAGTCTGGAGCCATTTTAATTTATTTAGCAGAGAAAACTCATAAATTTTTCCCTACAGAGAGTAAACAACGCTATCAAGTTTTGGAATGGGTGATGTTCCAAATGGCTAGCATCGGACCTATGTTTGGACAATACAACCACTTTTATCACTTTGCATCCGAAAAAATTCCTTACGCGATCGAACGCTACAAAAAGGAAACTTTACGCTTGTATGGAGTCTTGGACAAACAGTTAGCAAATTGCGAATATATTTGTAAAGATTACACCATTGCTGACATTATTACTTATCCTTGGATTGCTGCTTACGATTTCATGGAATTAACCCTCGATAATCATCTTAACTTAAAGCGTTGGTATGAAACAGTCAGCCAACGTCCTGCGGTACAAAAAGGTATGAATGTCCCGAGTTAAGTTTAATCTGAGGCTGCAAAAAACTATCTTGAGAAAAGTTAGGACTAAACTCCTCATTACTAACTGTTCGTAGTTAGCGCTCTTAGAAGAGGACTAAACTCCTCATTACTAACTGTTCGTAGTTAGCGCTTTAGCGCGCTTAAAAGAGGAATAAATTCCTCACTACTAACTATTTGTAGTTAGCGCTTTAGCGCGCTTAAAAGAGGACTAAAGTCATCACTACTAACTGTTTGTAGTTAGCGCGCTTAGAAGAGGAATAAAGTCCTAACTACTAACTGTTTGTAGTTAGCGCGCTTAAAAGAGGAATAAATTCCTAACTACTAACTGTTCGTAGTCAGCACTTTAGCGCTCTTAAAGAGGACTAAACTCATCACTACTAACTGTTTGTAGTTAGCGCTCTTAGAAGAGGAATAAAGTCCTCACTACTAACTGTTTGTAGTTAGCGCTCTTAGAAGAGGAATAAAGTCCTCACTACTAACTGTTCGTAGTCAGCGCTTTAGCGCGCTTAAAAGAGGAATAAAGTCCTCACTACTAACTGTTCGTAGTTAGCGCTTTAGCGCTCTTAAAGAGGACTAAACTCATCACTACTAACTGTTTGTAGTTAGCGCTCTTAGAAGAGGAATAAAGTCCTCACTACTAACTGTTCGTAGTTAGCGCTTTAGCGCGCTTAAAAGAGGAATAAAGTCCTCACTACTAACTGTTCGTAGTTAGCGCTTTAGCGCGCTTAAAAGAGGAATAAATTCCTCACTACTAACTGTTCGTAGTTAGCGCTTTAGCGCTCTTAAAGAGGACTAAACTCATCACTACTAACTGTTTGTAGTTAGCGCTTTAGCGCGCTTAAAAGAGGAATAAAGTCCTCACTACTAACTGTTCGTAGTTAGCGCTTTAGCGCGCTTAAAAGAGGAATAAAGTCCTCACTACTAACTGTTAGCGCTCTTAGAAGAGGAATAAAGTCCTCACTACTAACTGTTTGTAGTTAGCGCTTTAGCGCGCTTAAAAGAGGAATAAATTCCTCACTACTAACTGTTCGTAGTTAGCGCTTTAGCGCGCTTAAAAGAGGAATAAATTCCTCACTACTAACTGTTCGTAGTTAGCGCTTTAGCGCGCTTAAAAGAGGACTAAAGTCCTCACTACTAACTTATTTACTGAGTTGCAACGCGCCGCTTTTCTAACTCCGAAACCGTATCTTCATGCACTTCTTTACTAATCGGATAAAACCGACTTAAAACCAAACTAATTAACAAAGCTAAAATAGGTACTAAAGCAATAATTAAGCGAATTGTTAACATCGCTGAATCCGGTTGTAATGGTGCTTCTTGTCCCGGATGACTATGTACAAAACCCGACCAAGAAAGAATTTGTCCGACGAAAAATAAGCCTAATGCTAAAACTATTTTCTGAGAAAACATCATTAAACTATAAAATAATCCTTCTCTTCTTTGACCTGTTTTGAGTTCGTCCCAGTCTACTACTTCTGGTAATCTCGAAGGAGGAATTAAGTAAGCAGTTGCCATTCCAATTCCTGCAAAAATAGCTAAGCTATACATTAAATTTGTTTGTCCTGGATGTAGGGTAGCTAGTCCCACTTGGGCTAACATCCACATTATTGCACCCGACCCAAAAATTGGCTTTTTTCCTAGTTTACGACTTAAAGGTTCCCAAACAAATAATGCAGCCCAGGCTGTCCCTTGCATCACTAAAATTAGTTGCGCGATCGCTTTTGATTTTAGCTCTAAACAATTAGTGACTAAATATGGTAAAATAGAAGGTATGAGTTGCAGTGCTAGCCAAGAAAATGAGTAAATTCCAATCAATAAAAGTAACGGACGATTAGTAAGGGCGGGTTTGATTTGAGTCCAAAGAGATTCTGATTCTGTTGTCGGTAAATCATCTCTTTCTGATGTTCCTAGACAACACCAGAAAATAGAAGCTACGATAAACAATGCGCAAATTATTCCCAGGATGAAAAACTCTTCTTTGGGACGATCTAACCAGATATTTAATCCTTGCGCGATCGCTAAAACCCCAATTCCCCCTCCCAAGGAGAAACTAAAGCGATATCCGGTTAAGCGAGTGATTTCTTCTGTGTCTTCTGTTAAGTCTGGTAATAATGCTCCGTAGGGTATTTGATGAGTTGTCGCTGCAAAATTATAGCAAACAGTGACTACTGTATAATAAGCGAATTTTGCCCAATCTCCCTGAAAGGGAATTAACCACAATAAGAAAAAAGTTAGTCCAAAAATTGGCGCACTTCCTAATAACCAAAGTCGCTTTTTCCACCAACTTTTTCCCACGCGCAAACCACTGCTAGTATCACTCCAAACTCCTACTAACAGCATACTCATTGCACTAGCAATGTTACCAATTAATAACACTAAGCCTGTTAAATTGGCTGGTAAACCTGCTACATTGGTGAGGAAAAAGAAGCAAAAAACGATTAAAATATTTCCAGCCATTGATGCTCCAAGATCCCCGACACCATAAGCTATTCTGGTAGTTACTGGTAGTTGCTTGCTAGCTGGGATCTCGCTCATAATCTTCTGCTTAAAATTTCTTAATTATTTTTCAGTATCGGTGGTTAACAGGTTGGATGAATCTACAGAAAGAATGAAATGTACAGAGTAAAAGACAATCTCTTGATAGTGGTGGGTGAAAGAGGAAACGGGGAGGATAAAAATGCCGAAAAATCAACCACAACGCTTAATTGCCGCTTTCCAATCTTTTCTGGATACGTCTTTGGAGGCTACAATAGAAAAATCGCTGCATACTGACCCAAAAGCAGAAATTCTTAAACTTTTTCATTATGTTGCGGCTACAGTGCCAGCTTACCAGCATTTTCTGCAAGAACATCACATCGATCCTGCTGCTATTGAAACTTTTGCTGATTTCCAAAAGTTACCTCTTACCACAAAAAAGAATTATTTGCAAGGAAATTCTTTATCTGATTTGTGTCGTCATGGTAAGATCGAAAGTTGTGATTTTGTGGCGGTTTCGTCGGGATCTACCGGTAAACCGAGTTTTTGGTTGCGTTTTCTCAGCGAT includes:
- a CDS encoding glutathione S-transferase N-terminal domain-containing protein; this translates as MIDLYTFTTPNGRKASIMLEEIDLPYEVHKIDITKGEQFAPEFVEINPNSKIPAIRDRDTNLTIFESGAILIYLAEKTHKFFPTESKQRYQVLEWVMFQMASIGPMFGQYNHFYHFASEKIPYAIERYKKETLRLYGVLDKQLANCEYICKDYTIADIITYPWIAAYDFMELTLDNHLNLKRWYETVSQRPAVQKGMNVPS
- a CDS encoding MFS transporter yields the protein MSEIPASKQLPVTTRIAYGVGDLGASMAGNILIVFCFFFLTNVAGLPANLTGLVLLIGNIASAMSMLLVGVWSDTSSGLRVGKSWWKKRLWLLGSAPIFGLTFFLLWLIPFQGDWAKFAYYTVVTVCYNFAATTHQIPYGALLPDLTEDTEEITRLTGYRFSFSLGGGIGVLAIAQGLNIWLDRPKEEFFILGIICALFIVASIFWCCLGTSERDDLPTTESESLWTQIKPALTNRPLLLLIGIYSFSWLALQLIPSILPYLVTNCLELKSKAIAQLILVMQGTAWAALFVWEPLSRKLGKKPIFGSGAIMWMLAQVGLATLHPGQTNLMYSLAIFAGIGMATAYLIPPSRLPEVVDWDELKTGQRREGLFYSLMMFSQKIVLALGLFFVGQILSWSGFVHSHPGQEAPLQPDSAMLTIRLIIALVPILALLISLVLSRFYPISKEVHEDTVSELEKRRVATQ